In uncultured Fibrobacter sp., a single genomic region encodes these proteins:
- a CDS encoding family 43 glycosylhydrolase, which yields MKRWEKMALAATFGLVASVFADNPISNYHFLADPAAFGTDDEFFILTDTDDECPNTGENDYTIRALYILSSKDMKNWTDHGMVLRYNREVSYIQNIWAPGIAVDSGVFYLIYPNGGSGVGIVSSKNVAGPYIDPVGKLLVGNGGVTDCDGISWCFDPAIFIDYDDDGNRKAYMTFGGGSGGSRGYGNNFDLIEFSKLTHEKVELNTSTKTALKGADKSFEASYLHKRNGIYYLSYNDQSQNISYATSKNIKGPYTYQGVVIDNPSKINGKGGNNHHGIAKFKDKWYAVYHDRRLVMSSEKPKLTNGQDASTTGNHRSTSIDELTWNGDKMNTVKFTDAGPAQIADFDPYQPYKAITSSKQRNIRSRTDYTKGQPVVHVLTPLASKESWIRVSGVDFGAGAKSFRVTAASVADGNKVEIHAGSVSGTLAGTCELKNTGGWNSYEDNECEVTGLSGVVDQLFLVFKGSKDSTMGLIEWEFAGEGGSSSTTQTPHGGVAAKIPGKIEVENYDDGGTRHAYNDADAENQGDANVRTDEGVDLVAGGTGVAVGYTKADEWIEFTVNVEEDGEYPIKAYASSGAENSSFCFLVDGKAVGDTVKMQKTGEDWSVYEEVSAGKATLTKGPHEIRLAITGDNVNVDWFSFGEVKAEPSDPLKVAGQAKFHYNEPMSYQVFSLTGAMLGTVDLTRMDAQTALKAAGFKKGIYMLKQAQGSKKFLVNTTK from the coding sequence ATGAAAAGATGGGAAAAAATGGCCCTTGCGGCTACTTTCGGGTTGGTAGCATCTGTTTTTGCAGACAACCCTATCTCAAATTATCACTTTCTGGCGGACCCGGCGGCGTTCGGCACAGATGATGAGTTCTTTATCCTCACGGATACGGACGATGAATGCCCCAATACGGGCGAAAACGATTATACCATCCGAGCCCTTTACATCCTCAGTTCTAAGGATATGAAGAACTGGACGGATCATGGTATGGTTCTCCGCTATAATCGTGAAGTCTCTTATATCCAGAACATTTGGGCTCCGGGTATTGCCGTTGACAGCGGCGTGTTCTACTTGATATACCCGAATGGCGGTAGTGGTGTGGGCATTGTGTCTTCCAAGAACGTGGCCGGCCCCTATATCGATCCGGTGGGTAAGCTCCTCGTGGGTAATGGTGGCGTTACGGACTGCGACGGCATCTCGTGGTGTTTTGACCCTGCCATTTTCATTGACTATGACGATGATGGGAACCGAAAGGCTTACATGACTTTTGGCGGTGGTAGTGGCGGAAGCCGCGGTTACGGCAACAACTTCGACTTGATTGAATTCAGCAAACTTACGCACGAGAAGGTGGAACTGAATACCTCTACGAAGACGGCGCTCAAGGGGGCTGACAAGTCCTTCGAAGCTTCTTATTTGCACAAGAGGAATGGCATCTACTACCTGAGTTACAACGACCAGAGCCAGAACATCAGCTATGCGACTTCCAAGAACATCAAGGGCCCCTATACCTACCAGGGCGTCGTGATCGACAACCCCTCGAAGATTAACGGCAAGGGCGGCAACAACCACCACGGCATTGCAAAGTTCAAGGACAAGTGGTATGCGGTTTATCATGACCGTCGCCTTGTGATGTCTTCTGAAAAGCCGAAGCTCACCAACGGGCAAGATGCTTCCACGACGGGTAACCACCGCAGCACGAGTATCGACGAATTGACTTGGAACGGCGACAAGATGAATACCGTGAAATTCACGGATGCGGGCCCGGCGCAGATTGCCGATTTCGACCCGTACCAGCCCTACAAGGCTATCACGAGTTCCAAGCAGCGTAACATCCGTAGCCGTACCGACTACACCAAGGGCCAGCCGGTGGTCCATGTGCTGACTCCGCTTGCCTCCAAGGAATCCTGGATTCGCGTGTCCGGTGTTGATTTCGGTGCGGGGGCCAAGTCTTTCCGCGTGACTGCCGCAAGCGTTGCTGACGGCAACAAGGTCGAAATCCATGCGGGTAGCGTTTCCGGTACGCTGGCTGGCACTTGCGAACTCAAGAATACAGGTGGCTGGAATTCTTACGAAGACAATGAATGTGAAGTCACTGGACTTTCCGGCGTTGTCGACCAGTTGTTCCTCGTGTTCAAGGGCTCCAAGGATTCGACTATGGGCTTGATTGAATGGGAATTCGCTGGCGAGGGTGGCTCTTCTTCGACTACGCAGACACCTCATGGCGGTGTTGCTGCAAAGATTCCGGGCAAGATTGAAGTGGAAAATTACGATGACGGCGGTACCCGTCACGCATACAACGATGCCGATGCGGAAAACCAGGGTGATGCCAATGTCCGCACGGACGAGGGCGTGGACTTGGTGGCCGGTGGCACTGGCGTCGCAGTCGGTTATACCAAGGCCGATGAATGGATTGAATTCACCGTCAACGTTGAAGAAGATGGCGAATATCCGATTAAGGCTTACGCTTCTTCCGGTGCCGAGAACTCCAGCTTCTGCTTCCTTGTGGATGGCAAGGCTGTGGGCGATACCGTGAAGATGCAGAAGACGGGCGAAGATTGGAGCGTTTACGAAGAAGTCTCTGCTGGCAAGGCTACGCTGACCAAGGGCCCGCACGAAATCCGCCTCGCCATTACGGGCGACAACGTGAACGTGGACTGGTTCTCCTTTGGCGAAGTCAAGGCGGAGCCGTCGGATCCGTTGAAAGTTGCTGGGCAGGCCAAGTTCCATTATAACGAACCGATGTCCTACCAGGTATTTAGTTTGACGGGAGCCATGCTTGGGACTGTTGATTTGACCCGCATGGATGCCCAGACTGCGCTTAAGGCTGCCGGGTTCAAGAAGGGCATCTACATGCTCAAGCAGGCTCAGGGTTCCAAGAAATTCCTGGTCAACACGACCAAGTAA
- a CDS encoding NAD(P)/FAD-dependent oxidoreductase has product MADILILGYGPAGISAALYGLRAGLDVLIVGKDVGALARAHMIENYYGLEKPLSGPELAEVGKKQALALGAKIVDDEVTDLFFDGNDFVAGGLSGEYRGKACIMATGSARKKQPLPGMAELEGHGVSYCAVCDAFFYRQKKVAVLGSGEYALHEVSELLPMASSVTLLTNGSETTATFPETVTVETRKLAGLVGEGAFKGVRFEDGSEESFDGLFVALGSASATDLARKAGAAFDGANPVLGPDFQTTVPGLFAAGDCTGGTLQVAVAVGEGAVAGLAAIKYLREKRNASA; this is encoded by the coding sequence ATGGCTGATATTTTGATTCTGGGCTATGGCCCTGCAGGAATTTCCGCAGCACTCTATGGGCTCCGTGCGGGGCTGGATGTGCTGATTGTCGGTAAAGATGTAGGGGCGCTCGCCCGCGCACACATGATAGAGAACTACTATGGCTTGGAAAAACCGCTCAGTGGTCCCGAGCTTGCTGAAGTGGGTAAAAAACAGGCACTGGCCCTTGGCGCCAAAATCGTGGACGACGAAGTTACAGACCTTTTCTTCGATGGGAACGATTTTGTGGCAGGTGGCCTAAGTGGGGAATATCGTGGCAAGGCGTGTATCATGGCTACAGGATCTGCCCGCAAAAAACAACCTCTGCCTGGGATGGCGGAACTCGAAGGGCATGGCGTGAGCTATTGCGCCGTTTGCGATGCGTTCTTCTATAGACAAAAGAAGGTCGCAGTCTTGGGTTCTGGCGAGTATGCCCTGCACGAGGTATCGGAACTCTTGCCGATGGCATCATCCGTTACGTTGCTTACAAACGGGAGCGAAACAACGGCGACGTTCCCCGAAACAGTGACTGTAGAAACCCGCAAACTTGCCGGGCTTGTCGGCGAGGGCGCTTTTAAGGGCGTCCGCTTCGAAGATGGCTCAGAAGAATCCTTCGACGGCCTGTTTGTCGCACTGGGTAGCGCAAGCGCCACCGACCTTGCTCGCAAGGCCGGCGCGGCCTTTGACGGCGCGAACCCCGTGCTCGGCCCTGATTTCCAGACGACGGTTCCCGGGCTCTTTGCTGCGGGTGACTGCACCGGGGGTACGCTTCAGGTGGCTGTTGCCGTGGGCGAGGGCGCTGTGGCCGGGCTTGCTGCAATCAAGTACCTGCGTGAAAAGCGCAACGCCTCCGCGTAG
- a CDS encoding OmpA family protein, which yields MKKMKMLVLTASFACLALAACSKNPPPETEPAAEDAPAAEATATAAQASPNADSLAAEQARLEAERLEAERARLEALINQIMSEDVYFDFDRSELTEKARELLAQVGELLLKEQRFTITIEGHTDARGTEDYNFTLGAKRAMKVKEFLIAYGVTADRMESVSYGKENPKVEGTTEEAYSQNRRANFRVNIK from the coding sequence ATGAAAAAAATGAAAATGCTCGTTCTCACCGCAAGCTTCGCTTGCCTCGCTCTTGCCGCATGCTCCAAGAATCCGCCTCCGGAGACGGAACCTGCTGCTGAAGATGCTCCGGCTGCCGAAGCCACGGCCACTGCCGCTCAGGCTAGCCCGAATGCGGACTCTCTCGCTGCAGAACAGGCTCGTCTTGAAGCTGAACGCCTTGAAGCCGAACGTGCTCGCCTCGAAGCGCTCATCAACCAGATTATGTCCGAAGACGTTTACTTCGACTTCGACCGTTCCGAACTGACCGAAAAGGCTAGGGAACTCCTTGCCCAGGTTGGCGAACTTCTCCTCAAGGAACAGCGCTTCACCATCACTATCGAAGGCCATACAGACGCTCGCGGTACGGAAGACTATAACTTCACTCTTGGTGCCAAGCGCGCTATGAAGGTGAAGGAATTCTTGATTGCTTACGGTGTGACTGCTGACCGCATGGAATCTGTGAGCTACGGTAAGGAAAACCCGAAGGTCGAAGGGACTACCGAGGAAGCCTATTCCCAGAACCGTCGCGCGAATTTCCGTGTGAACATTAAGTAA
- a CDS encoding tetratricopeptide repeat protein gives MKYLALGLVFSVLALTGCSQITMLRTQEMENVGANVQSNVIGSVDSSMKSLEDSLRQRIDSLEAKLAQAALLQNRMQAEITMLSRRVSDESERNDSRQEEVLYRLDMLLGKSDKILAKKVVVSGAPAPVSMDSVEREAEKLVEAEAMFNTARSDYHRGEYKLAYSGFKQVYEQMKTGGLAENSLYWMGLCLIDAKQEDKAKKVFTSLAEAFPEGGKVCATMFKLAQLYAADNDVEKQKQYLQKILSSKTCASTGEFEQSAEILQELLEKNPAEIKPRSY, from the coding sequence ATGAAGTATTTGGCCCTAGGCCTAGTTTTCTCTGTACTTGCGCTTACGGGGTGCTCCCAGATTACGATGCTCCGTACGCAAGAAATGGAGAACGTGGGCGCCAACGTACAGTCAAATGTCATCGGGTCGGTAGATTCTTCCATGAAGTCTCTCGAGGACTCGCTCCGTCAACGTATCGATTCCCTGGAAGCGAAGTTGGCGCAGGCTGCCCTCTTGCAGAACCGCATGCAGGCGGAAATCACGATGCTGTCGCGTCGCGTCTCGGATGAGTCCGAACGCAATGATTCCCGTCAAGAGGAAGTCCTCTACCGTTTGGACATGTTGCTCGGCAAGTCCGACAAAATCCTTGCGAAGAAGGTGGTCGTGAGCGGCGCTCCGGCACCGGTATCCATGGATAGCGTGGAACGCGAGGCGGAAAAACTCGTGGAAGCCGAAGCGATGTTCAATACGGCGCGATCCGACTACCATCGTGGCGAATACAAGTTGGCGTATTCCGGGTTCAAGCAGGTTTATGAACAAATGAAAACCGGTGGGCTTGCCGAAAACTCGCTTTACTGGATGGGCCTTTGCTTGATTGATGCAAAGCAAGAGGATAAGGCCAAGAAGGTGTTCACAAGCCTCGCGGAAGCCTTCCCCGAAGGGGGCAAGGTATGCGCGACGATGTTCAAGTTGGCTCAGCTTTACGCTGCCGATAACGATGTCGAAAAGCAGAAACAGTACCTCCAGAAAATCTTGAGCAGCAAGACATGCGCCTCGACGGGCGAGTTTGAACAGTCTGCCGAGATTTTGCAGGAATTGTTGGAAAAGAACCCTGCGGAAATTAAACCGCGTAGTTACTAG
- a CDS encoding long-chain fatty acid--CoA ligase, translated as MEPLQFTSLASMFFTNCDRSDFGGWFQRNGDQWVHFSRSKLRRDATAIALALRDRGIIAGESIGIIAPSSVYWLLADIATQINHAMVVPLFPNISSENFQFQCDDANVQVLIIENIAQLDAPLQALLPRFKAIIQLDTGTELPPNGVYWDTLIMDGLKVIDKPESALWIKTQVFSIAPDDLFSIIYTSGSTGRPKGVELTHRNMLSQIQNILPLFPLNRKKDVALTILPVAHVFERMAVYYYILNGIPIYFADSPKNAAVLMKEIRPTVMIVVPRILERVYESITIAADKSRGPKSWIIKRAVKIAKIENPEKRPSLLRRFYDRLVYKRMRDAIGGNFRMIISGSSALNKSISRFLLNVGLPVYEGYGLTECSPVVSANCENNQSVGSVGKPLDHLSVKIGENNEILVKGDSVFAGYHNRPDLNSEAFTPDGYFRTGDQGFIDDNGFLSLTGRLKELLKTSTGKYVSPNPIELEISRHPVVEQALVIANDRKFVSALVFLNPEGARRLLRVHKEDFEIEKAMQSDRIREAINRHIGKINKKLNHWEQIRRWTLIGDELTIESGLLTPTLKIRRKATETRYAEQIEEMYGQPHEQEPQS; from the coding sequence ATGGAACCGCTTCAGTTTACATCTCTCGCTTCGATGTTTTTCACAAACTGCGACCGCTCGGATTTCGGCGGCTGGTTCCAGAGAAATGGCGACCAATGGGTCCACTTTTCCAGGTCTAAACTGAGGCGTGACGCAACCGCCATCGCGCTCGCCCTCAGGGACCGCGGAATCATTGCTGGCGAAAGCATCGGCATCATCGCGCCCAGTTCCGTATACTGGCTCCTAGCCGACATCGCGACACAGATTAACCACGCCATGGTGGTGCCGCTGTTCCCGAACATTTCTTCCGAAAATTTCCAGTTCCAGTGCGACGACGCCAACGTGCAGGTTCTCATCATCGAGAACATCGCTCAACTTGACGCCCCGTTACAGGCCCTGCTCCCCCGCTTCAAGGCCATCATCCAGCTAGATACGGGCACCGAACTCCCGCCCAACGGAGTTTACTGGGACACCCTGATCATGGACGGGCTCAAAGTTATCGACAAGCCGGAATCTGCCCTCTGGATCAAGACGCAGGTGTTCTCCATCGCGCCGGACGACCTTTTCAGCATCATCTACACGAGCGGTTCCACCGGTCGGCCCAAGGGAGTCGAACTCACGCACAGGAACATGCTCTCGCAAATCCAGAACATTCTGCCGCTGTTCCCGCTGAACCGCAAGAAGGATGTCGCACTGACCATTCTCCCGGTCGCGCATGTTTTCGAGCGAATGGCAGTGTACTACTATATCTTGAACGGGATTCCCATCTACTTCGCCGACAGCCCCAAAAATGCGGCCGTCCTGATGAAAGAAATCCGGCCGACGGTCATGATTGTCGTACCGAGAATCCTCGAACGCGTTTACGAAAGCATCACGATTGCAGCAGACAAATCGCGCGGCCCCAAAAGCTGGATTATCAAGCGCGCCGTGAAAATCGCCAAAATTGAGAACCCCGAAAAGCGCCCGAGCCTGTTGCGCCGTTTCTACGACCGCCTCGTGTACAAGAGGATGAGGGATGCCATCGGCGGCAATTTCAGGATGATTATTTCGGGCAGCAGCGCCCTCAACAAGAGTATCAGCCGCTTTTTGCTGAACGTCGGGTTGCCGGTCTACGAAGGATACGGCCTTACCGAATGTTCGCCCGTCGTAAGCGCCAACTGCGAAAATAACCAGTCAGTCGGTTCCGTAGGCAAGCCGCTTGACCACCTTTCCGTCAAGATCGGGGAAAACAACGAAATTTTAGTCAAAGGCGACAGCGTCTTTGCCGGGTACCACAACCGGCCTGACCTGAACAGCGAAGCCTTCACGCCAGATGGATACTTCCGCACCGGCGACCAGGGATTTATCGACGACAACGGATTCCTCTCCCTGACAGGCCGCCTCAAGGAACTTTTAAAAACGAGTACGGGCAAATACGTGAGCCCGAACCCCATCGAACTGGAAATCAGCCGCCACCCCGTGGTGGAACAGGCCCTCGTCATCGCGAACGACCGCAAGTTCGTCTCGGCGCTGGTATTCCTGAACCCCGAAGGGGCTCGCCGCCTGCTTCGCGTCCACAAAGAAGATTTCGAAATCGAAAAGGCCATGCAATCCGACCGCATCCGCGAAGCCATCAACCGCCATATCGGGAAAATCAACAAGAAGTTGAACCACTGGGAACAGATTCGCAGGTGGACGCTCATCGGTGACGAACTCACCATAGAATCTGGACTCCTGACACCCACCTTGAAAATCCGCAGGAAAGCCACCGAGACCCGGTACGCAGAACAAATCGAGGAAATGTACGGGCAGCCCCACGAGCAGGAGCCGCAAAGCTAG
- the tgt gene encoding tRNA guanosine(34) transglycosylase Tgt, which yields MNRFELLKTSKKSKARLGVVHTDHGDVTTPIFMPVGTEATVKAVTPAQLKDIKAEIILANTYHLYLRPTTPRIAKAGGIHKFMAWDGPVLTDSGGFQVWSLKDLRKITPEGVEFRSILDGSKHFFSPASVMNAQREIGADIIMALDECTPYPSTAKEAEHSLNYTLKWTAEALAWLKEHPPIHGYDQQFFGIIQGGMHKNLRQQAIERIAELEPDGFAMGGLSVGEPTETMYEIADFCTDILPQDHARYVMGVGTPWNLLELIERGVDMCDCVMPTRNARNGMLFTSEGVLRYKAARHAEEFDKPVDPNCDCYCCRNFSRAYLRHLHHAGESLGFTLASIHNLHFYLHLMREAKRHIADDTFEEWKKEQCEILQRDLQ from the coding sequence ATGAATCGTTTCGAGCTCCTGAAAACCTCCAAGAAGTCCAAGGCCCGTCTGGGCGTAGTCCACACCGACCACGGCGACGTAACCACCCCCATTTTTATGCCGGTAGGCACTGAAGCGACCGTGAAAGCGGTAACGCCCGCCCAACTCAAGGACATCAAGGCGGAAATCATCCTCGCGAACACGTACCACCTGTACTTGCGCCCCACCACCCCGCGTATTGCGAAGGCGGGCGGCATCCACAAGTTCATGGCGTGGGACGGCCCGGTGCTCACGGACAGTGGTGGATTCCAGGTATGGAGTTTGAAGGACCTCCGCAAGATTACGCCCGAAGGCGTGGAATTCCGGAGCATTTTAGATGGTTCAAAACATTTCTTTAGCCCGGCAAGCGTCATGAACGCCCAGCGGGAAATCGGCGCCGACATCATCATGGCGCTAGACGAATGTACGCCTTACCCGAGTACCGCAAAGGAAGCGGAACACAGCCTGAATTACACCCTCAAGTGGACCGCGGAGGCGCTTGCTTGGCTCAAGGAACACCCGCCCATCCACGGTTACGACCAGCAGTTCTTCGGAATTATCCAGGGCGGCATGCACAAGAACCTGCGTCAACAGGCGATTGAACGCATCGCGGAACTGGAACCCGACGGATTTGCCATGGGAGGCCTCTCCGTAGGCGAGCCCACCGAGACGATGTACGAGATTGCGGATTTCTGCACCGACATTCTGCCGCAAGACCACGCCCGCTACGTGATGGGTGTGGGCACACCGTGGAATTTGCTGGAGCTCATCGAGCGCGGCGTGGACATGTGCGACTGCGTGATGCCCACCCGTAACGCCCGCAACGGCATGCTCTTTACGAGCGAAGGCGTGCTGCGCTACAAGGCGGCCCGCCACGCCGAGGAATTCGACAAGCCGGTGGACCCGAACTGCGACTGCTACTGCTGCCGTAACTTCAGCCGCGCGTACCTGCGCCATCTGCACCACGCCGGGGAATCGCTCGGGTTCACGCTGGCGAGCATCCACAACCTGCACTTCTATCTGCATCTGATGCGCGAAGCCAAGCGGCACATCGCCGACGACACCTTCGAAGAGTGGAAAAAGGAGCAGTGCGAAATCCTCCAGCGCGATTTGCAGTAG
- a CDS encoding translocation protein TolB, which yields MKRIFALLAFLMFAVPSAFASIDTIAVDVGISVFKTMPIGVVPFAEPKGRISWSEEKPHEIVTRDANLSGRFDVVASDKFNLALFSRNRAKHYITGKATVLSDGRVQLDCYLYVSQTKDLLLGETYKVQQRDMRRAVHNFFDKVVNRLWGDRGVASTKIAYVSKIEGVKQVVVADYDGFHRSQITRDTSISMMPVWMKGNKGLVYVNFKTHRPRLYFKTFGGVENPLFPFLDQTYSPAVNPKTGELLFSSTVDGKTDLYIGNMQTGKARKFAYLKSNQTSPAWSPFATEVLFTSDRGGGPQIFVMGKDGSDMRRVTFMGRYNERASWSPTGDRIAYTSMDNGLMNIYTCALDGSDITQLTSNAGNNEHPTWSPDGKLIAFSSNRNGSYQIYIMRADGSNVTRITKGGENTAPTWSWFYDEINP from the coding sequence ATGAAAAGAATCTTTGCTTTGCTTGCTTTCTTGATGTTTGCGGTGCCGAGCGCATTCGCGTCAATCGATACGATTGCCGTGGACGTGGGTATTTCCGTCTTCAAGACGATGCCGATAGGCGTGGTCCCGTTTGCAGAACCCAAGGGCCGTATTTCTTGGAGCGAAGAAAAACCGCACGAAATTGTGACTCGCGATGCGAACCTCTCCGGCCGTTTCGATGTTGTCGCTTCGGACAAGTTTAATTTGGCCCTGTTCAGCCGTAACCGCGCCAAGCACTACATCACGGGTAAGGCGACCGTGCTTTCCGATGGACGCGTTCAGCTGGATTGCTACTTGTATGTTTCGCAGACAAAGGATTTGCTCTTGGGCGAAACCTACAAGGTTCAACAGAGGGACATGCGCCGTGCCGTACACAACTTCTTTGACAAGGTGGTGAACCGCTTGTGGGGCGACCGCGGTGTGGCCTCGACAAAGATTGCCTACGTGTCCAAGATTGAGGGCGTGAAGCAGGTCGTGGTGGCCGATTACGATGGTTTCCACCGTTCCCAAATTACGCGCGACACATCCATCAGCATGATGCCTGTGTGGATGAAGGGTAACAAGGGCCTTGTCTACGTCAATTTCAAGACGCATCGCCCGCGCCTTTATTTCAAGACTTTCGGCGGTGTCGAAAATCCGCTGTTCCCGTTCCTGGACCAGACGTATAGCCCTGCGGTCAACCCGAAGACGGGTGAACTCCTGTTCTCTTCGACGGTCGACGGCAAGACGGATTTGTATATCGGCAACATGCAGACGGGCAAGGCCCGCAAGTTCGCCTATCTGAAGTCTAACCAGACGAGCCCTGCCTGGAGCCCGTTTGCGACAGAAGTCCTCTTTACTAGCGACCGTGGTGGTGGCCCGCAGATTTTCGTGATGGGTAAGGATGGCAGCGACATGCGCCGTGTTACCTTCATGGGCCGCTACAACGAACGCGCGAGTTGGTCTCCGACGGGGGACCGTATTGCCTACACGTCCATGGATAACGGACTCATGAACATTTACACCTGTGCTTTGGACGGCTCCGATATCACGCAGCTTACCTCCAATGCCGGGAATAACGAACATCCCACGTGGTCGCCTGATGGAAAGCTCATCGCTTTCAGCAGCAACCGCAACGGCAGCTACCAGATCTACATCATGCGCGCCGATGGTTCCAACGTCACCCGTATCACGAAGGGTGGCGAGAATACTGCGCCTACCTGGTCCTGGTTCTACGACGAAATTAACCCATAA
- a CDS encoding radical SAM protein, with amino-acid sequence MIRRLTLLTNPDKCNMHCPLCFLAQRQAKFGLGEMPFATVRAAIENALKEGLREVIPSTMGEPLLYSHFAELLELCKASGVPLNLTTNGSFPGEWGADGGMRHLLHACSDIKVSCMGFDDAVFSEMMPGGNFSKWKSNVERLVSLAHTERAAAGAEPVSTISLQVTLHKKFAPIAGAVHSILYWAQSLGIDRIKWNPAVFLSTAPDELVRQYALEPDEIQALKSQLVQSAKSCKVRCEGSLFFEPAQEPCGEDSIPCPFVDELWVLPDGSVQHCPNPERRYGNPASPAARCSQCLMRCAPRSKF; translated from the coding sequence TTGATTCGCCGACTGACACTTTTAACCAATCCGGACAAATGCAACATGCATTGTCCGCTTTGTTTTTTGGCCCAGCGCCAGGCGAAGTTTGGCCTGGGCGAAATGCCCTTCGCCACTGTGCGCGCGGCCATCGAGAACGCCTTGAAAGAGGGACTGCGCGAAGTCATCCCGAGCACGATGGGCGAGCCTCTACTTTATTCTCATTTTGCTGAACTGCTCGAACTATGCAAGGCGAGCGGAGTCCCCTTGAACCTCACGACAAACGGAAGTTTCCCTGGAGAGTGGGGGGCGGATGGGGGAATGCGCCACCTGTTGCATGCGTGCAGCGACATCAAGGTGAGCTGCATGGGATTTGACGATGCTGTTTTTTCGGAGATGATGCCCGGCGGAAATTTTTCGAAGTGGAAATCGAACGTGGAAAGGCTCGTTTCCTTGGCCCATACAGAGCGGGCCGCTGCTGGCGCCGAACCTGTAAGCACAATTTCGTTGCAGGTCACATTGCACAAGAAATTTGCTCCCATTGCTGGTGCGGTTCATTCTATTTTATATTGGGCGCAGTCTTTAGGAATCGACCGCATTAAATGGAATCCGGCGGTGTTTTTGAGTACGGCTCCCGATGAATTGGTTCGCCAATATGCCTTGGAACCGGACGAAATTCAAGCGTTGAAGTCTCAACTTGTACAATCGGCAAAGTCTTGCAAAGTCCGTTGCGAGGGGTCGCTCTTTTTTGAACCTGCACAAGAACCATGTGGGGAAGATTCGATTCCCTGCCCGTTTGTCGATGAATTGTGGGTGTTGCCGGACGGGAGTGTGCAGCATTGTCCGAATCCGGAGCGCCGTTATGGTAATCCGGCATCTCCTGCGGCTCGGTGTTCTCAGTGCTTGATGCGTTGCGCTCCGCGGAGCAAGTTCTGA
- a CDS encoding energy transducer TonB, with product MRENKENIQYFSTGDDGTIIKIVVCAAIFHLVVVAIFAALHFVDFKQEPEMIPVFEMVQVQPPTPTPPTPRTQQPKPKQEPPKPKVNKELPPEIKPEPEQKPEEVHEEVPPEPEPEPEPEPVDDFPVDDLDLPKSIEAPSLNPVGSVDMDPLMQVYLERLKQIIMSNFNPPSNLNIPRDAKTTVQFTVDRFGGISAVVLKKSSGYKTWDHLSMRAVRISKVPELPPNYRAPSLVLHFNFTPN from the coding sequence ATGAGAGAGAACAAGGAAAATATCCAGTATTTCTCCACGGGAGACGACGGGACAATCATAAAGATTGTCGTGTGTGCTGCGATATTCCATTTGGTCGTGGTGGCCATCTTTGCTGCCCTGCATTTTGTAGATTTCAAGCAGGAGCCCGAGATGATTCCTGTGTTCGAAATGGTGCAGGTACAACCGCCGACTCCGACGCCTCCCACGCCGAGGACGCAACAGCCTAAGCCCAAGCAGGAACCGCCCAAGCCCAAGGTGAACAAGGAACTCCCGCCCGAAATCAAACCTGAACCGGAGCAGAAGCCCGAGGAAGTACACGAGGAGGTGCCACCCGAGCCGGAACCAGAACCAGAGCCGGAGCCGGTGGACGATTTCCCGGTGGACGATTTGGACTTGCCGAAATCGATCGAAGCGCCGAGTTTGAATCCGGTCGGTTCTGTCGACATGGATCCTCTGATGCAGGTCTACCTGGAGAGGTTAAAGCAGATTATTATGAGCAATTTCAACCCGCCGAGCAATTTGAACATCCCGAGGGATGCAAAGACAACGGTGCAGTTCACTGTGGACCGTTTCGGTGGAATATCCGCTGTCGTGCTCAAGAAGTCGTCGGGTTACAAGACGTGGGATCATTTGTCCATGCGCGCGGTCCGTATTTCCAAGGTGCCGGAACTGCCGCCTAACTACCGTGCTCCGAGCCTGGTTCTCCATTTTAACTTTACCCCGAATTAG